One Tenrec ecaudatus isolate mTenEca1 chromosome 12, mTenEca1.hap1, whole genome shotgun sequence DNA segment encodes these proteins:
- the CLDN3 gene encoding claudin-3 has protein sequence MSMGLEITGTALAVLGWLGTIVCCALPMWRVSAFIGNSIITAQITWEGLWMNCVVQSTGQMQCKMYDSLLALPQDLQAARALLVVAILLAAFGLLVALVGAQCTNCVQDDTAKAKITIVAGVLFLLASLLTLVPVSWSANTIIRDFYNPLVPEAQKREMGAGLYVGWAAAALQLLGGALLCCTCPPRDKKYAPTKILYSAPRSTGPATTTGTVYDRKDYV, from the coding sequence ATGTCCATGGGCCTGGAGATCACCGGCACGGCGCTGGCCGTGCTGGGCTGGCTGGGCACCATCGTGTGCTGCGCGCTGCCCATGTGGCGGGTGTCGGCCTTCATCGGCAACAGCATCATCACGGCGCAGATCACCTGGGAGGGCCTGTGGATGAACTGCGTGGTCCAGAGCACCGGGCAGATGCAGTGCAAGATGTACGACTCGCTGCTGGCGCTGCCGCAGGACCTGCAGGCCGCCCGCGCGCTCCTCGTCGTCGCCATCCTGCTCGCCGCCTTCGGGCTCCTGGTCGCGCTCGTGGGCGCCCAGTGCACCAACTGCGTGCAGGACGACACGGCCAAGGCCAAGATCACCATCGTGGCGGGCGTGCTCTTCCTGCTGGCCTCCTTGCTCACCCTCGTGCCCGTGTCCTGGTCGGCCAACACCATCATCCGGGACTTTTACAACCCGTTGGTGCCCGAAGCGCAGAAGCGCGAGATGGGCGCCGGCCTGTACGTGGGCTGGGCGGCCGCGGCGCTGCAGCTGCTGGGGGGCGCGCTTCTCTGCTGCACCTGCCCCCCGCGCGACAAGAAGTACGCGCCCACCAAGATCCTCTACTCCGCGCCGCGCTCCACCGGACCCGCCACCACGACCGGCACCGTCTACGACCGCAAGGACTACGTCTGA